One genomic segment of Rubritalea squalenifaciens DSM 18772 includes these proteins:
- a CDS encoding acyl-CoA thioesterase, producing the protein MKEFPVYERRVQFCDTDMARIVHFSKVLCMVEEAEHALLHDIGVPAVDRDGGFPKVHVEIDYRSPLRYRDIAAIQFRLLEVGSKSLSYGFRIYVGERLAAEGRITTVLIDMEGKSRVISDEWRQTLSEYVADWEDVGQLGA; encoded by the coding sequence ATGAAGGAATTTCCTGTCTATGAGCGAAGAGTTCAGTTCTGCGATACAGACATGGCTCGCATCGTGCATTTCAGCAAAGTGCTATGTATGGTGGAAGAGGCGGAACATGCCCTGTTGCATGATATCGGTGTGCCGGCAGTAGATAGGGATGGGGGGTTCCCCAAAGTCCATGTGGAGATTGATTACCGTAGCCCTCTGCGTTACAGGGATATTGCCGCGATTCAATTCAGATTGTTAGAGGTTGGATCAAAGTCTCTTAGCTATGGCTTCAGGATCTATGTGGGAGAACGCTTGGCTGCCGAGGGTAGGATTACGACTGTTCTCATTGATATGGAGGGGAAGTCGCGTGTTATCTCCGATGAGTGGCGTCAGACACTCAGTGAATATGTAGCCGACTGGGAGGATGTTGGCCAGTTGGGAGCCTGA
- the fabF gene encoding beta-ketoacyl-ACP synthase II, with protein sequence MNERRVVITGIGVVSPLGNDLKSTWEGMKAGKSGIGQITQLDTTDYPVKIGGEVKDFDAKPFFKDPKDARRADRYTQLAMAASKMAMEDSGMDPEAVDKTRVGVMVGSGIGGLGTLEREHEKLIQRGPARVSPFVIPMMISNIASGMISMEYGFGGPNMVIVTACATSNHNIGEAWRMIKFGDADAFIAGGAEATMLPMGLSGFSNMKALSTRNDDPEAASRPFDVGRDGFVMGEGAGVVILEELEHAKKRGATIYAELVGYGVSADAHHLSAPSPDGSGPCRAMHMAMKHAGMNAEDITYVNAHGTSTPLGDISETTAIKLAFGDYAKNGLVVSSTKSMTGHLLGAAGGVEIAACLMAIKEGVVAPTINLQDQDPECDLDYCANEAREMKVEAALSNSFGFGGHNATVLVKRFS encoded by the coding sequence ATGAACGAACGCAGAGTAGTAATCACCGGCATCGGAGTAGTCAGCCCTCTAGGTAATGACCTGAAGAGTACCTGGGAGGGTATGAAAGCTGGCAAGAGCGGCATCGGCCAGATCACCCAGCTTGATACCACCGACTATCCGGTGAAAATTGGCGGTGAGGTCAAAGATTTCGACGCTAAGCCATTTTTCAAAGATCCTAAGGACGCACGCCGTGCGGACCGCTACACCCAGCTTGCCATGGCTGCCTCCAAGATGGCTATGGAAGATTCTGGTATGGACCCTGAAGCTGTGGACAAGACACGCGTTGGTGTGATGGTCGGTTCCGGTATCGGTGGCTTGGGTACCCTAGAGCGTGAGCACGAGAAGCTGATCCAGAGAGGTCCAGCTCGTGTGTCTCCTTTCGTGATCCCGATGATGATCTCCAATATCGCCAGTGGTATGATTTCCATGGAGTATGGCTTCGGTGGACCAAACATGGTGATCGTGACTGCTTGTGCGACTTCCAACCACAACATTGGTGAGGCTTGGAGAATGATCAAGTTCGGCGATGCCGATGCCTTCATTGCTGGTGGTGCAGAAGCGACCATGCTGCCAATGGGCCTCAGTGGCTTCTCCAACATGAAGGCTCTCAGTACACGCAATGATGATCCAGAAGCCGCCTCCCGTCCGTTCGACGTGGGCCGTGATGGTTTCGTCATGGGTGAAGGTGCTGGTGTCGTGATTCTCGAGGAGCTTGAGCATGCTAAGAAGCGTGGTGCAACCATCTATGCTGAGCTTGTGGGCTACGGTGTGAGTGCAGATGCTCACCACCTCAGTGCTCCATCTCCAGATGGTTCCGGTCCATGCCGCGCCATGCACATGGCTATGAAGCATGCTGGTATGAATGCCGAGGACATCACTTATGTGAATGCTCACGGTACCTCTACTCCACTCGGTGATATATCTGAGACTACTGCAATCAAGCTTGCCTTCGGAGACTATGCGAAGAATGGTCTCGTAGTAAGTTCCACCAAGTCCATGACTGGTCACCTTCTTGGGGCTGCCGGTGGTGTGGAAATTGCTGCCTGCTTGATGGCTATCAAGGAAGGTGTCGTAGCTCCTACGATCAACCTTCAGGATCAAGATCCAGAGTGTGATCTCGACTACTGCGCGAACGAAGCTCGCGAAATGAAAGTCGAGGCTGCTCTCAGCAACTCCTTCGGCTTTGGTGGCCACAACGCTACCGTGCTCGTGAAGAGGTTTTCCTGA
- a CDS encoding ExbD/TolR family protein, protein MKLQMSLPERPGMLHALPLLDLIALVLIFPLLGPSFVPLAGVEVKLPENDFRMQRFLNPIVVTVTAGQEPQIWVGKTKVRRDMLLDYVAKEAESWKSGGAPVVHMKVDRAVPDSFGEDLSYELLRAGYRCWWVAKMRGGD, encoded by the coding sequence ATGAAGCTTCAGATGTCATTGCCTGAGAGGCCTGGGATGCTGCACGCCCTTCCTCTCTTGGATCTCATCGCTCTGGTTCTTATATTTCCGTTACTTGGGCCGAGCTTTGTGCCACTTGCTGGTGTTGAGGTGAAGTTGCCGGAAAACGATTTCCGGATGCAGCGTTTTCTTAACCCTATTGTGGTGACCGTCACAGCTGGCCAAGAACCTCAGATTTGGGTAGGCAAAACCAAAGTGAGACGAGACATGCTCTTGGATTATGTGGCCAAGGAGGCTGAGTCTTGGAAATCTGGTGGGGCTCCTGTTGTCCACATGAAAGTGGACAGGGCTGTGCCTGATAGCTTTGGTGAAGATCTCAGCTACGAGCTGCTCAGGGCTGGATATCGATGCTGGTGGGTGGCGAAAATGCGCGGAGGTGATTAA
- a CDS encoding MotA/TolQ/ExbB proton channel family protein, giving the protein MIELIKEGGAFVWVLLALAFVATVVTLERILFFQRTRIHVGDLILGLSNHVRKKAYGEAMHEAARAPGPVARVAHATLMRHHLSRADLRDIAREAGQLEVPRIEKNLRGLYTVALVAPLVGMMGTVTGLIYTFQAMSDASTVDSTQKMTQGVYESLVTTAFGLMVAVPAYLMYLYFLGRAKRLIHRIERAAIELVNVICDAREQKSEIVAFSEQARQSEKVDKEAAKGSKK; this is encoded by the coding sequence ATGATTGAGCTGATTAAAGAAGGTGGCGCCTTTGTATGGGTCCTGTTGGCACTGGCTTTTGTAGCTACGGTGGTTACATTAGAGCGCATTCTCTTTTTTCAGCGTACTCGGATTCATGTGGGTGATCTTATTTTAGGCTTATCCAATCATGTTCGCAAAAAGGCCTATGGTGAAGCCATGCACGAGGCAGCCCGCGCTCCGGGTCCCGTCGCTCGCGTGGCCCATGCTACTTTGATGAGGCATCATTTGTCCCGTGCTGATCTCAGGGACATTGCTCGTGAAGCAGGGCAGCTCGAGGTTCCTCGTATCGAGAAGAATCTGCGTGGCCTCTACACGGTGGCTTTGGTGGCTCCGCTCGTCGGAATGATGGGGACGGTGACTGGTCTGATCTATACTTTCCAAGCCATGAGTGATGCCTCAACGGTCGATTCTACCCAGAAAATGACTCAGGGCGTCTATGAAAGCCTGGTGACAACGGCTTTTGGACTGATGGTAGCTGTTCCAGCTTACCTAATGTATCTATACTTCCTCGGTAGAGCCAAGCGTTTGATCCATCGTATCGAGCGCGCAGCCATTGAGTTGGTGAATGTAATTTGCGATGCTCGCGAGCAAAAGAGCGAGATTGTGGCTTTCAGTGAGCAAGCCCGTCAGAGTGAGAAAGTGGACAAGGAAGCCGCTAAAGGATCTAAGAAATGA
- the nadC gene encoding carboxylating nicotinate-nucleotide diphosphorylase: MNPHVEQLIDMALAEDIGDGDVTSEYFVPANKMARAFMLVKEDGVVAGLDVVEAVFKKVDSDIVVKRLLPEGSRVTVGARPMEISGSARSLLTAERTALNFMQRLSGIATKTAQFVAETKDAKAEILDTRKTTPGWRLLEKMAVVAGGGTNHRMGLYDRAMVKDNHLVAEGGLELLQKSIKQLKQDKPGVEVELEADRLEQVEAFLQMEGVDYILLDNMTNEQMAEAVSMRGSHDKPKLEASGGVVLDRVSSIASTGVDFISVGAITHSAVALDISLEFVEL, encoded by the coding sequence ATGAATCCACATGTGGAACAGCTGATTGACATGGCGCTGGCTGAGGATATCGGGGACGGCGACGTGACTTCCGAGTATTTTGTGCCTGCTAACAAGATGGCCCGGGCTTTCATGCTCGTGAAAGAGGATGGTGTGGTAGCCGGTTTGGACGTTGTGGAAGCGGTCTTTAAGAAAGTGGACTCAGATATCGTGGTGAAGCGTCTACTCCCTGAGGGGAGCCGTGTGACCGTAGGAGCCAGGCCGATGGAGATCTCCGGGTCAGCGAGATCCTTACTCACCGCAGAGCGTACAGCCCTGAATTTCATGCAGCGCCTTTCAGGGATAGCCACGAAGACGGCACAATTTGTCGCTGAGACCAAAGATGCCAAAGCAGAGATTCTTGATACTAGGAAGACTACGCCGGGATGGCGGTTGCTTGAAAAAATGGCCGTAGTAGCCGGTGGCGGGACCAATCACCGTATGGGATTGTATGACCGGGCTATGGTAAAAGATAACCACTTGGTGGCAGAAGGTGGTCTTGAACTCCTACAAAAATCCATCAAACAGCTCAAACAAGACAAGCCAGGTGTGGAAGTCGAATTGGAGGCTGACCGCTTGGAGCAAGTAGAGGCATTCCTTCAGATGGAAGGCGTGGATTACATCCTGCTCGACAACATGACGAATGAGCAGATGGCCGAGGCGGTGTCGATGAGAGGTTCTCACGATAAGCCCAAGCTGGAAGCCAGCGGTGGGGTAGTGCTCGACAGGGTTTCTTCCATTGCGAGTACAGGCGTGGATTTCATCTCCGTAGGGGCGATTACTCACTCGGCGGTGGCTCTGGATATTTCACTTGAGTTTGTGGAACTCTAG
- a CDS encoding bifunctional UDP-3-O-[3-hydroxymyristoyl] N-acetylglucosamine deacetylase/3-hydroxyacyl-ACP dehydratase, translating into MQHTLAKPATLEGSSLHTGEKVTLTIKPAPVDSGFQFRRIDLPDQPFIDADVDKVQTVERATTLAEGSVKVHTVEHVLSALTGMGVDNALIEMDANEPPIGDGSSAPYVELIKQAGLEQQDAPRKVWEIREPIHLETGNGSTLTVVPDKEFRVSVTNVGPDGRFTQFFSTVVTPETYEKEIAPARTFVYYEDVKPLLDKGLIKGGSIENAVVIRGEEIMSKEPMRFNNEFARHKALDVIGDLMLSGKRITGHVICIKPGHGPNTKMASTLKREYTRMRSMVPPLAIPKGEAVLDINDILKILPHRYPFLLVDRIVDFEGDNKCTGVKNVTMNEPFFPGHFPGHPIMPGVLQVEAMAQVASVLMLRLPENQGKIGYFMSADNVKWRRPVLPGDTLFIEAEILKMRRSIGYATCRCIVNGDVVSSGDLKFSLIDN; encoded by the coding sequence ATGCAACATACACTCGCCAAGCCAGCTACGCTGGAGGGCTCATCCCTGCACACTGGCGAGAAAGTGACTCTCACCATCAAACCAGCTCCGGTTGACTCCGGCTTTCAATTCCGCCGCATCGACCTTCCAGACCAGCCATTCATCGATGCCGATGTCGATAAGGTTCAAACTGTTGAGCGTGCTACCACCTTGGCTGAAGGTTCCGTGAAAGTGCATACCGTCGAGCACGTTCTCTCCGCTCTCACTGGTATGGGCGTAGACAATGCTCTGATCGAAATGGACGCTAATGAACCCCCTATCGGTGACGGTTCCTCCGCTCCATACGTCGAACTCATCAAGCAAGCAGGCCTAGAGCAGCAGGATGCACCACGCAAAGTCTGGGAAATCCGCGAGCCTATCCACCTTGAAACTGGTAACGGTTCCACACTCACCGTCGTTCCTGACAAGGAGTTCCGCGTCTCCGTGACCAATGTTGGTCCTGACGGCCGCTTCACACAGTTTTTTTCTACCGTCGTCACTCCTGAGACTTATGAAAAGGAAATCGCTCCTGCTCGTACATTCGTCTATTACGAGGATGTGAAGCCACTTCTCGACAAAGGTCTCATCAAAGGCGGCTCCATCGAGAACGCTGTCGTTATCCGCGGTGAGGAAATCATGAGCAAGGAGCCAATGCGCTTCAACAACGAGTTTGCCCGCCACAAGGCACTTGATGTCATTGGTGACCTCATGCTCTCTGGCAAGCGCATCACTGGCCACGTCATCTGCATCAAGCCTGGTCACGGCCCTAACACCAAGATGGCTTCTACTCTCAAGCGCGAATACACCCGCATGCGCTCCATGGTTCCACCATTGGCGATTCCAAAGGGCGAGGCAGTGCTCGATATCAACGATATCCTCAAAATCCTTCCTCACCGTTACCCGTTCCTGCTGGTCGACCGCATCGTCGACTTCGAAGGCGACAACAAGTGCACTGGTGTGAAGAACGTCACCATGAACGAGCCATTCTTCCCAGGTCACTTCCCAGGTCACCCTATCATGCCAGGTGTTCTTCAGGTAGAAGCCATGGCTCAGGTAGCTTCCGTTCTTATGCTTCGTCTTCCAGAGAACCAAGGCAAGATCGGCTACTTTATGTCTGCAGACAACGTCAAGTGGCGCCGCCCAGTACTTCCTGGCGACACACTCTTCATCGAAGCTGAGATTCTCAAGATGCGCCGCTCTATCGGCTACGCAACTTGCCGCTGCATCGTGAACGGAGATGTTGTTTCCTCAGGTGATCTTAAGTTCTCCCTGATCGACAACTAA
- a CDS encoding sulfatase/phosphatase domain-containing protein produces the protein MKLRTRLCTLLLGSVMATAAERPNILFIFSDDHATEAISAYGGRLKDIAPTPNIDRLAKEGALIENSFCCNSICGPSRAAILTGMHSHRNGFMDNNNSVFDGTQTTFPGLMQKAGYQTAMIGKWHLHSLPQGFDFWEILPGQGMYYNPDMMQMPDGKRKRYQGHCNDVVTEQALKWLREGRDKDKPFVLMCQHKAPHRSWSPAPRHFKLFDGVTIPEPDTLFDDYKNRSKTLAENEMSIANHFSWGHDMKFHGENLFPKHFTAGYGFGDYKRMTEDQREAWDAHYEPLNQKFIADMKAGKLTDQDVTRWKYQRYMKNYLRCVKGVDEGIGKLLDYLDEAGLAENTIVIYSSDQGFYLGEHGWYDKRWMFEESLEMPFLIRWPGVIKPGSRPKAMIQNIDYGPTFLDVAGVEAPAHMQGKSIVPVLKSELSKPEDFREAIYYQYTGERTHHVAKHDGVRTQRYKIMRFPNTNEWNLFDLEKDPKEMQSFHDDAEYADVFARMKKLYFEVRAEYEVYDATVPASRMNQKWWKDRHNKAKKTAKAGGHEVLMIGDSITQGWEGAGKAAWAKYLAPRKAINLGFSGDRTQHVLWRLLMEEMPTDDAPKAAVIMIGTNNAKSNVDKPHETAVGIQHIVKLLRDRKPEMDVVLFGIFPRGATAEDKLRQHNIAVNKEIKEFASTDGKVHFVDISEQFLDEKGTLSKKVMPDMLHLNAGSYEIWGKALDAELKKLDL, from the coding sequence ATGAAGTTACGAACTCGCCTATGTACACTACTGTTGGGCTCTGTGATGGCTACTGCAGCCGAGCGGCCAAACATCCTGTTTATTTTCTCCGATGACCATGCAACTGAGGCGATCTCAGCTTATGGAGGTCGTCTCAAAGATATTGCTCCTACTCCTAATATTGATCGGCTCGCCAAGGAGGGGGCACTGATCGAGAATTCATTCTGCTGTAACTCTATCTGTGGACCATCGCGTGCAGCCATCCTTACTGGCATGCATTCTCACCGCAATGGATTCATGGATAACAATAACTCGGTGTTTGATGGCACGCAGACCACCTTTCCGGGATTGATGCAAAAGGCGGGATATCAGACTGCGATGATCGGTAAGTGGCACTTGCATTCCCTGCCTCAAGGCTTTGATTTCTGGGAGATCCTGCCCGGTCAGGGGATGTACTACAACCCTGACATGATGCAAATGCCTGATGGAAAGCGTAAGAGATACCAAGGTCATTGTAATGATGTGGTGACCGAGCAGGCTCTGAAATGGCTGAGAGAGGGGAGAGATAAGGACAAGCCATTCGTGCTGATGTGCCAGCACAAGGCACCTCACCGCTCCTGGAGTCCAGCTCCCCGACACTTCAAGCTGTTTGATGGAGTTACTATTCCCGAGCCAGACACCTTGTTTGATGACTACAAGAACAGGTCAAAGACTCTGGCTGAGAATGAGATGAGTATCGCTAACCACTTTAGTTGGGGACACGATATGAAGTTTCACGGTGAAAATCTGTTTCCGAAGCATTTCACAGCTGGTTATGGCTTTGGTGACTATAAGCGCATGACCGAAGATCAGCGTGAGGCGTGGGATGCCCATTACGAGCCGCTGAACCAGAAATTTATCGCCGATATGAAAGCGGGTAAGCTGACCGATCAGGATGTGACCCGATGGAAATATCAGCGCTACATGAAGAATTATCTCCGCTGTGTAAAGGGGGTGGATGAAGGTATTGGCAAACTTCTTGATTATCTAGACGAGGCTGGTCTGGCTGAGAATACCATCGTGATTTATTCATCCGATCAGGGATTCTATCTGGGTGAGCACGGTTGGTACGATAAACGCTGGATGTTTGAGGAGTCTCTGGAAATGCCGTTCCTGATTCGCTGGCCAGGAGTGATCAAGCCGGGTAGCAGACCAAAGGCGATGATTCAGAACATTGATTATGGACCTACCTTTTTGGATGTTGCTGGCGTAGAGGCTCCCGCACACATGCAGGGCAAGAGTATCGTGCCTGTGCTGAAATCTGAGCTGAGCAAGCCTGAGGATTTCCGTGAGGCTATCTATTACCAATACACAGGTGAGAGGACTCACCATGTGGCCAAGCATGATGGTGTACGTACCCAGCGCTACAAAATCATGCGCTTCCCTAACACCAACGAGTGGAACTTGTTTGATCTGGAGAAGGATCCTAAGGAGATGCAATCATTCCACGACGATGCAGAGTACGCTGATGTCTTTGCTAGAATGAAGAAGCTCTACTTTGAGGTGCGTGCTGAGTATGAGGTCTATGATGCCACGGTTCCTGCTTCTCGTATGAACCAGAAGTGGTGGAAAGACCGTCACAATAAGGCAAAGAAAACAGCGAAAGCTGGTGGTCATGAAGTGCTCATGATTGGGGACTCGATCACCCAGGGGTGGGAAGGTGCAGGCAAAGCTGCATGGGCAAAGTATCTCGCCCCGCGGAAGGCAATCAATCTGGGGTTCAGTGGAGACCGCACACAGCATGTATTGTGGCGACTTCTGATGGAGGAAATGCCAACAGATGATGCGCCAAAGGCGGCTGTGATTATGATTGGCACGAACAATGCCAAGTCAAATGTCGATAAGCCTCACGAGACTGCTGTGGGTATTCAGCATATCGTCAAGCTTCTGCGGGACCGTAAGCCTGAAATGGATGTCGTTCTCTTCGGGATATTTCCTCGTGGTGCCACAGCTGAGGACAAGTTGAGACAGCACAACATTGCTGTGAACAAGGAGATCAAGGAATTTGCCTCTACTGATGGCAAAGTGCATTTCGTCGATATCTCTGAGCAGTTTCTGGATGAGAAGGGAACCTTGAGCAAAAAGGTGATGCCTGATATGCTTCACCTCAATGCTGGCTCTTACGAGATCTGGGGGAAAGCGCTCGACGCTGAACTTAAGAAACTCGATCTCTAG
- a CDS encoding YHYH protein has protein sequence MKKLITVVVSSGCICGLLHAHEGVHEKTSRKASVGEAKNEVQIKVEGDKRVITANGIPVHSTGSFPNRHNPNEIRVQNYRFEVPVTPKKLDRPRNALGQVFGVAVNGVVFDPGTAETWNNDRRWSYEALTSKLNLGLDENHAHVQPTGAYHYHGMPNGLLIELKANKQEMTLIGWAADGYPIYALYGHKEASDSKSSLIKLKSSYKLKTGKRDGGPGGKPDGSFAQDFEYVQGAGDLDECNGREGVTPEFPDGTYYYVLTEDFPFIPRLFRGEPDPSFEHRGGPRGGRERGPHHERGRPDRREDHRRPDHRGDHRRPDGDGHPPHPPHPPR, from the coding sequence ATGAAGAAATTGATAACAGTGGTAGTGAGCTCCGGATGTATTTGCGGGTTGCTGCATGCTCATGAGGGAGTGCATGAGAAAACCTCAAGAAAAGCCTCCGTGGGGGAGGCTAAGAATGAAGTCCAAATCAAAGTGGAAGGTGATAAGCGGGTGATCACAGCCAATGGGATTCCTGTACACAGTACTGGCAGTTTTCCAAATCGACACAACCCTAATGAAATCAGGGTTCAGAACTATCGATTCGAGGTGCCTGTGACACCAAAGAAGCTGGATAGGCCAAGGAATGCTCTGGGACAGGTATTTGGAGTAGCCGTCAATGGTGTCGTATTTGATCCAGGAACAGCAGAGACGTGGAATAATGATAGGCGTTGGTCTTATGAGGCGCTTACCAGCAAACTGAATTTGGGATTAGATGAAAATCATGCCCATGTTCAGCCCACTGGAGCGTATCATTACCATGGCATGCCCAATGGCTTGCTGATAGAGTTAAAGGCGAACAAACAAGAGATGACGCTGATTGGCTGGGCTGCTGATGGCTATCCCATCTACGCTCTTTATGGGCATAAAGAGGCATCCGATTCCAAAAGCTCTCTGATAAAGCTAAAGTCCAGCTACAAGCTCAAGACGGGAAAGCGTGATGGTGGGCCAGGCGGTAAACCTGACGGGAGTTTTGCTCAGGATTTTGAGTACGTGCAAGGGGCTGGAGATCTGGATGAATGCAACGGGCGTGAGGGGGTGACTCCAGAATTTCCTGATGGTACCTATTATTATGTTTTGACTGAGGATTTTCCGTTCATACCTCGACTTTTCCGCGGCGAACCTGATCCAAGCTTTGAGCATCGTGGTGGTCCTCGTGGGGGGAGAGAGCGAGGCCCGCACCATGAGAGGGGAAGACCAGACCGGCGTGAAGATCATCGTCGGCCAGATCATCGCGGCGACCATCGTCGGCCGGATGGAGACGGACATCCGCCTCATCCTCCACACCCGCCGCGCTAG